A part of Microbacterium atlanticum genomic DNA contains:
- a CDS encoding flavin-containing monooxygenase has product MTRVEVAIVGAGFAGIGMASALRRAGREDFVVLERAASVGGTWRDNTYPGIACDVPSHLYGFAAHPNPSWSGTYARGDEIHAYLERVVDAEGLRDRLRLRTAMQRATWDAALGLWRLRTGRAGSPADEVIADVLVLACGRLTEPSIPRVPGLETFPGPLFHSARWDHSAPLAGARVAVVGTGASAIQIVPELARTAGHVTLFQRTPAWIVPRGGDAYSDADRARFGTTPQALEELRADLYAEGEERFASRSGDSEAAAEAEAVARAHLERQIADPALRAALTPDYAFGCKRVLLSDDFYPAVASDAVSLVRGALTAVEGSTLVASDGSRHHADALVLATGFASTRQPYADLVLGEGGTALAAHWSGGMTAFASTVVAGFPNLFVLNGPNASLGHSSSVLMIEEQAAYVTRVLYGRGGRVLRVDPEAERAYTDEIAKAAASTRWMTGGCRNWYVDDRSGRLTLLWPGTVDAFRARLARADGSEFLPEPAPASR; this is encoded by the coding sequence ATGACCCGCGTCGAGGTCGCGATCGTCGGCGCGGGGTTCGCGGGCATCGGCATGGCGTCGGCGCTGCGCCGTGCGGGCCGCGAGGACTTCGTCGTGCTCGAGCGCGCGGCATCCGTCGGCGGCACGTGGCGCGACAACACCTACCCCGGCATCGCGTGCGACGTCCCCTCGCACCTCTACGGCTTCGCGGCCCACCCCAACCCCTCCTGGTCCGGCACGTACGCGAGGGGTGACGAGATCCACGCGTACCTCGAACGCGTCGTCGACGCGGAGGGACTGCGGGACCGCCTGCGGCTGCGCACCGCGATGCAGAGGGCGACGTGGGATGCCGCGCTCGGCCTCTGGCGGCTGCGCACCGGTCGCGCCGGCTCGCCGGCGGACGAGGTGATCGCCGACGTGCTCGTGCTGGCGTGCGGGCGGCTCACCGAGCCGTCGATCCCCCGCGTCCCCGGGCTCGAGACCTTCCCCGGGCCGCTCTTCCACTCCGCGCGGTGGGACCACTCCGCCCCGCTCGCCGGCGCGCGGGTCGCCGTCGTCGGGACCGGCGCGAGCGCGATCCAGATCGTGCCCGAGCTCGCTCGGACGGCGGGGCACGTCACCCTGTTCCAGCGGACGCCGGCGTGGATCGTGCCGCGCGGCGGCGATGCCTACTCCGACGCGGACCGCGCTCGGTTCGGCACCACCCCGCAGGCGCTCGAGGAGCTGCGCGCCGACCTCTACGCCGAGGGCGAGGAGCGGTTCGCGTCGCGCTCCGGCGACTCCGAGGCCGCCGCCGAGGCGGAGGCGGTCGCCCGCGCCCACCTGGAGCGGCAGATCGCCGACCCGGCCCTGCGCGCCGCGCTGACGCCGGACTACGCGTTCGGCTGCAAGCGGGTGCTGCTGTCGGACGACTTCTATCCGGCCGTCGCGTCCGACGCGGTCTCGCTCGTGCGCGGCGCGCTCACCGCCGTCGAGGGGTCGACGCTCGTCGCCTCCGACGGCTCGCGCCATCACGCCGACGCGCTCGTGCTCGCAACGGGGTTCGCCTCGACACGCCAGCCCTACGCCGACCTCGTCCTCGGCGAGGGCGGCACGGCGCTCGCCGCGCACTGGTCGGGCGGCATGACCGCGTTCGCCTCGACGGTCGTCGCCGGCTTCCCCAACCTCTTCGTGCTGAACGGGCCGAACGCGTCGCTCGGCCACTCGTCGTCGGTGCTGATGATCGAGGAGCAGGCCGCGTACGTCACGCGCGTGCTCTACGGCCGGGGCGGACGGGTGCTGCGGGTCGACCCGGAAGCCGAGCGCGCCTACACCGACGAGATCGCGAAGGCCGCGGCATCCACCCGCTGGATGACCGGCGGATGCCGCAACTGGTACGTCGACGACCGCTCCGGCCGGCTCACCCTGCTGTGGCCGGGCACCGTCGACGCCTTCCGCGCGCGGCTCGCCCGCGCCGACGGCTCGGAGTTCCTGCCCGAACCCGCCCCCGCTTCCCGCTGA
- the fgd gene encoding glucose-6-phosphate dehydrogenase (coenzyme-F420) has product MPVPMRFGYKASAEQFGPAELLDYAIQAEEAGFDSVFISDHLQPWLHEGGHAPASVPWLGALGAKTSRVLIGTSVLTPTFRYNPTVVAQDFATLGVMYPGRVILGVGTGEALNEANLGIAWPEPPERFQRLKEAIGLIRRLWSEDRVTFDGTYYHARNITIYDKLPEPVPIYIGAAGPAATRLAGRIADGFITTSGKKRELYTDTLLPALHEGLEKAGRAPDAIDTLIEVKVSLDESLEAAREKTRFWAPLALTPDEKMGVDDPIEMQRLGEALPIERAASRFIVSDDPDEHVERISWYVELGFRHLVFHDPGHDQGTFLRMYGDEILPRLRAKYGA; this is encoded by the coding sequence ATGCCCGTTCCCATGCGCTTCGGCTACAAGGCCTCCGCCGAGCAGTTCGGCCCCGCCGAGCTGCTGGACTACGCGATCCAGGCGGAGGAGGCCGGCTTCGACTCGGTGTTCATCTCGGACCATCTGCAGCCGTGGCTGCACGAGGGCGGCCACGCCCCGGCATCCGTCCCCTGGCTCGGCGCGCTCGGCGCGAAGACCTCGCGCGTGCTGATCGGCACGTCGGTGCTGACGCCGACGTTCCGCTACAACCCGACGGTCGTCGCGCAGGACTTCGCGACGCTCGGCGTGATGTACCCGGGGCGCGTGATCCTGGGCGTCGGCACCGGCGAGGCGTTGAACGAGGCGAACCTGGGGATCGCGTGGCCCGAGCCGCCGGAGCGCTTCCAGCGGCTGAAGGAGGCGATCGGCCTCATCCGCCGGCTCTGGTCGGAGGATCGCGTCACCTTCGACGGGACCTACTACCACGCCCGCAACATCACGATCTACGACAAGCTGCCGGAGCCCGTGCCGATCTACATCGGAGCCGCCGGGCCCGCGGCCACGCGCCTGGCGGGCCGCATCGCCGACGGCTTCATCACGACGAGCGGGAAGAAGCGGGAGCTCTACACCGACACCCTGCTGCCGGCGCTGCACGAAGGGCTCGAGAAGGCCGGTCGGGCACCCGATGCCATCGACACGCTCATCGAGGTGAAGGTGTCGCTCGACGAGTCGCTCGAGGCCGCGCGTGAGAAGACCCGGTTCTGGGCGCCGCTCGCGCTCACGCCCGACGAGAAGATGGGCGTCGACGACCCCATCGAGATGCAGCGGCTCGGCGAGGCGCTGCCGATCGAGCGCGCGGCGTCGCGGTTCATCGTGTCGGACGACCCCGACGAGCACGTCGAGCGCATCTCGTGGTACGTCGAGCTCGGCTTCCGCCACCTCGTGTTCCACGACCCCGGCCATGACCAGGGCACCTTCCTGCGGATGTACGGCGACGAGATCCTGCCGCGACTGCGGGCGAAGTACGGCGCGTGA